The Neodiprion virginianus isolate iyNeoVirg1 chromosome 5, iyNeoVirg1.1, whole genome shotgun sequence genome contains a region encoding:
- the LOC124305683 gene encoding tudor domain-containing protein 7 isoform X1 — translation MGDNADYDEAVANLRACLLSAKGGVSLSELNNDYKKIVGESLPYRKLGYPSLEEFLNDIPGLLITKRGNDWNIIAKPTEDTVHLAQMIARQKSSSSKNRTRGLTAKRRRPAARSGRTPSQFDMPSMNSQQRKGSSTNYRAVQRVPSLPPLMQNPPKKTIPPLIEKPPRYMLPNPGIPQTSPSKQLSDRMANKSANLNTRNQPPTVAYKNKVTTQNLLSEKRTPPTPTPLIPPKPGLSIQERNSKPVQTQSKIVKSISDRLNFKPQTSPSPPTVLSPLSPSQLVAAAAAAESVASSTPPATPKTLQVKTMWPLNSQHQNPCKQLEIYTQSMKLPKPSYKVVKSSAKRQGSFFYCKVKIGSYGCTSYPEEIATSEEATRAVAAKALHELLQINGPLSSLTETTNKNLVKDRVVAIVAEHSNGVFMHQIPKYYQEQFRENLPEDWEKIIVETSEIFKEKGAHDSTILCLPYPSPRSKHRSSDKVAEAISPRVEKIELNPIGPPVPGVLKPPVDEYWDLCITCVLDTTDIWARLIGEEYSDRIETMLNELESYYQKISNAPGVKDIEVGKYYAVQVEEYWHRVQCFEYNAKTGMAVVFFIDHGDDDTYHYSKLYPLEKQFCKIPAQAIKLTLANLEVFNDCAEVIEYLEEVLLGQILVAEVLSRELGEEVTASVILYDTSKEQEVNLNDFLFNKISENILVPKLNQGHVSEAYVSHVTESGDVYLHVKSDSMKYLVSLMNTLIQTGLTSEDIQRSEVKNIDRSKLYLVRCVEDGNWYRGNVASIEAHNRVDVFLVDFGKTIIVKKQDLLALDQLSEVLPKYPYQAFKVRLHNIPEAMFSSEMATKLTLLAPPDQVILVKIITPALASSPPIVELVKRCEPNNIVVSINSTLAMDPNLAGSNGDGNNNTTRPKKRLERSVSRHSAAGDGELVTRNLKPPVIPDFGRYFDVHITMAASPGNFTVQPYDDRVHLEAMMVQLQEVCVNYMGSAPLSDSIKEGSLYAGKHFDGHFYRVCVSKIINDQMVTVYFCDFGDFSVLSTDKLQPLGRQFLDLPYQAIKARLVGIQPLNIDWSVEDCLRFQELVVERNFVSIVVDSGPDQLSPGDTVLGLKLIDVSGETDIYLDKLLIAEGRATAIEG, via the exons ATGGGGGACAATGCTGACTATGATGAGGCTGTAGCCAACTTACGGGCCTGTCTGTTGTCAGCTAAAGGCGGTGTCTCGCTGTCTGAATTAAATA ATGACTATAAGAAAATAGTCGGGGAAAGTTTACCCTATAGAAAACTGGGTTATCCGTCCCTTGAAGAGTTCCTCAATGACATTCCTGGGCTCCTTATCACCAAGAGAGGGAACGATTGGAATATTATCGCCAAACCGACAGAAGACACGGTTCACCTGGCACAGATGATAGCAAGACAAAAGTCCTCGTCATCCAAGAATCGCACACGAGGATTG aCCGCCAAACGCAGAAGACCTGCTGCCAGGTCAGGCAGAACACCGTCGCAATTCGACATGCCGTCTATGAACTCGCAGCAGCGAAAAGGGTCTAGCACAAATTATCGAGCTGTCCAGAG AGTGCCGAGCTTGCCACCTTTGATGCAGAATCCACCAAAGAAAACTATACCACCGCTGATAGAGAAACCACCTCGATACATGCTACCAAATCCAGGAATTCCGCAAACCTCTCCGAGCAAG CAATTGTCAGACCGAATGGCAAACAAATCGGCGAATTTGAACACCAGAAATCAGCCGCCGACTGTCGCGTACAAGAATAAAGTTACGACGCAGAATTTACTCAGTGAGAAACGCACTCCGCCAACACCGACACCTCTAATCCCACCGAAACCGGGCCTGTCCATCCAGGAGAGAAATTCCAAACCTGTTCAAACGCAgtcaaaaattgtgaaatcgaTCAGCGACCGGCTCAACTTCAAGCCTCAGACTAGCCCTAGTCCACCGACTGTTCTTTCACCGCTCTCGCCCAGTCAACTAGTCGCAGCTGCTGCCGCAGCTGAAAGCGTCGCCTCTTCGACCCCACCTGCAACACCAAAAACTTTGCAG gtCAAGACAATGTGGCCTCTAAATTCTCAGCATCAGAATCCGTGCAAGCAGCTGGAAATCTACACGCAAAGCATGAAGCTCCCGAAACCCTCGTACAAGGTTGTTAAGTCCTCCGCAAAACGACAAGGTTCCTTCTTCTACTGTAAAGTAAAG ATCGGTTCGTACGGCTGCACGAGTTATCCGGAAGAGATAGCCACATCTGAAGAAGCGACCCGAGCCGTGGCAGCCAAAGCGCTGCATGAATTGTTGCAGATAAACGGTCCTCTATCCAGCCTTACGGAGACGACTAACAAGAATCTGGTTAAGGATCGTGTGGTTGCGATAGTCGCTGAGCACTCGAACGGAGTTTTTATGCACCAAATACCGAAGTATTACCAGGAGCAGTTCAGGGAAAATTTGCCCGAAGACTGGGAGAAGATAATCGTCGAAACCTCGGAAATTTTCAAGGAGAAAGGCGCCCACGATTCGACGATTCTTTGCCTACCGTATCCGAGCCCTCGATCCAAACATCGCAGCTCAGACAAG GTAGCAGAAGCAATATCACCCAGGGTGGAAAAGATCGAGCTAAATCCTATCGGTCCTCCAGTTCCTGGAGTTCTGAAACCACCTGTCGACGAGTACTGGGATCTTTGCATCACTTGCGTTTTAGACACGACAGACATTTGGGCACGGCTAATAGGTGAAGAGTACAGC GACAGAATTGAAACCATGCTGAACGAGCTGGAAAGCTACTATCAAAAGATCTCTAACGCTCCGGGAGTAAAAGACATCGAAGTTGGAAAGTATTACGCGGTTCAAGTTGAGGAATACTGGCACAGAGTTCAGTGCTTTGAGTATAACGCGAAAACTGGCATGGCCGTGGTTTTCTTCATTGATCACGGAGATGACGACACCTATCATTATAGCAAACTTTACCCGTTGGAAAAGCAGTTCTGCAAAATTCCTGCACag GCCATCAAGTTGACGCTCGCCAACTTGGAGGTGTTCAACGATTGCGCTGAGGTGATCGAGTACTTGGAAGAAGTTTTACTTGGACAGATACTCGTTGCTGAGGTCCTGAGCCGAGAGCTTGGGGAGGAAGTGACTGCGTCTGTCATTCTTTACGACACTAGCAAAGAGCAGGAGGTTAATTTGAACGATTTTCTGTTCAACAAGATTAGCGAAAATATACTTGTTCCGAAGCTGAATCAG GGTCATGTCTCCGAGGCTTACGTGTCCCACGTGACTGAGAGCGGCGACGTGTATCTGCATGTGAAATCGGACAGCATGAAGTACCTCGTGAGCCTAATGAACACGTTGATACAGACGGGTCTCACGAGTGAGGACATACAGAGGAGTGAAGTCAAGAATATAGACAGAAGCAAACTCTATCTAGTCAGATGTGTGGAGGACGGAAATTGGTACCGGGGAAACGTAGCGAGCATCGAAGCTCACAACAGGGTCGACGTGTTTCTTGTCGATTTCGGTAAAACTATCATAGTCAAGAAACAGGACCTTCTCGCCCTCGATCAACTCTCTGAAGTGCTTCCGAAGTATCCTTATCAG gCCTTCAAAGTACGACTGCACAACATTCCAGAGGCAATGTTTAGCAGTGAAATGGCGACGAAACTGACTTTGCTTGCTCCACCAGATCAAGTGATCCTGGTGAAGATCATCACCCCGGCTTTAGCGTCAAGTCCTCCGATAGTCGAGCTTGTCAAACGCTGTGAGCCGAACAACATAGTTGTATCAATAAACAGCACATTAGCCATGGACCCGAACTTAGCAGG GTCCAACGGAGATGGTAATAACAATACTACGCGCCCTAAGAAACGACTCGAAAGATCTGTCTCGAGGCACAGTGCGGCCGGTGATGGAGAATTGGTGACGAGGAATTTGAAACCGCCAGTGATACCGGATTTCGGTCGCTACTTCGACGTTCATATCACGATGGCAGCCAGTCCTGGAAACTTTACGGTTCAACCTTATGACGACAGGGTGCATCTTGAG GCAATGATGGTCCAGCTTCAGGAAGTTTGCGTTAATTATATGGGATCTGCGCCACTGTCGGATTCAATCAAGGAAGGAAGTTTGTACGCTGGCAAGCATTTCGACGGTCATTTTTACAG GGTATGCGTATCCAAGATAATAAATGACCAAATGGTTACCGTCTACTTCTGCGATTTCGGGGACTTCTCTGTTCTTTCTACAGACAAGTTGCAGCCGCTGGGACGCCAGTTTCTTGATTTGCCATATCAAGCGATCAAAGCCAGACTTGTGG GAATTCAGCCACTGAACATAGATTGGTCGGTGGAGGATTGTCTGCGTTTCCAAGAACTTGTAGTCGAGAGAAACTTCGTCTCGATTGTTGTCGATTCTGGACCTGATCAACTATCTCCAGGTGACACGGTACTTGGATTGAAACTTATAGACGTCAGTGGGGAAACGGACATTTACTTGGACAAGCTTCTGATAGCCGAGGGGAGAGCGACAGCCATCGAAGGATGA
- the LOC124305684 gene encoding polyadenylate-binding protein 1 isoform X2, whose protein sequence is MNPGAPNYPMASLYVGDLHSDITEAMLFEKFSSAGPVLSIRVCRDMITRRSLGYAYVNFQQPADAERALDTMNFDMIKGRPIRIMWSQRDPSLRKSGVGNVFIKNLDKNIDNKAMYDTFSAFGNILSCKVAQDETGASKGYGFVHFETEEAANKSIDKVNGMLLNGKKVYVGKFIPRKEREKELGEKAKLFTNVYVKNFGEDMNDEKLREMFEKYGPINSHKVMSKDDGKSRGFGFVAFEDPEAAETAVTELNGKEILEGKCLYVGRAQKKAERQQELKRKFEQLKIERLNRYQGVNLYVKNLDDTIDDERLRKEFTPFGTITSAKVMMEEGRSKGFGFVCFSSPEEATKAVTEMNGRIVGTKPLYVALAQRKEDRKAHLASQYMQRMANMRMQQMGQIFQPGAAGSYFVPTIPQPQRFYGPAQMAQIRATPRWPAQPNQVRPNAQTGNSGFATMQGPFRAAPRAPTAPTGGMRNALSARPITGQQAVGGANMQGRTMAGPAVGVSPQGRPSNYKYTANMRNPPQAMAIPAPAPVQQAVHIQGQEPLTATMLAAAPPQEQKQMLGERLFPLIQRMYADLAGKITGMLLEIDNSELLHMLEHNESLKAKVEEAVAVLQAHQAKQAVATKKE, encoded by the exons ATGAATCCAGGAGCGCCTAATTATCCGATGGCATCGCTGTACGTCGGTGATCTGCACTCGGATATAACCGAAGCAAtgctgtttgaaaaattttcatcggcAGGCCCAGTGCTGTCGATACGCGTGTGCAGAGATATGATCACTCGCCGCTCCCTTGGCTACGCATACGTTAACTTCCAGCAGCCAGCCGACG CGGAACGAGCTTTAGACACAATGAACTTCGATATGATAAAGGGAAGGCCGATCCGTATAATGTGGTCACAGCGCGATCCGTCGTTGAGAAAATCTGGAGTGGGCAACGTGTTCATTAAAAACTTGGATAAGAACATTGACAACAAAGCGATGTACGACACATTTTCTGCCTTCGGTAATATTTTGAGTTGTAAGGTCGCGCAGGACGAAACAGGTGCATCCAAAGGATATGGATTCGTCCATTTTGAAACCGAAGAAGCAGCGAACAAATCGATCGATAAAGTTAATGGCATGTTGCTCAACGGAAAAAAA GTTTACGTCGGCAAATTCATCCCAAGAAAAGAGCGTGAAAAGGAATTGGGAGAAAAAGCAAAATTGTTCACGAACGTCTatgtcaaaaattttggaGAGGATATGAACGACGAGAAGCTTCGTGAGATGTTCGAAAAGTATGGACCGATAAACAGCCACAAGGTGATGAGTAAAGATGACGGGAAGTCGCGAGGCTTCGGCTTCGTTGCTTTTGAGGACCCTGAAGCAGCTGAGACGGCCGTCACCGAGCTAAATGGCAAGGAGATACTTGAGGGCAAATGTCTGTACGTTGGCAGAGCGCAGAAAAAGGCGGAGCGCCAGCAGGAGCTGAAGCGCAAGTTTGAACAGCTTAAAATTGAACGACTCAATCGCTACCAGGGGGTCAATTTATATGTGAAAAACCTCGATGACACCATCGACGACGAACGCCTCCGCAAAGAATTCACCCCCTTCGGAACTATCACTTCTGCCAAAGTTATGATGGAGGAGGGACGCAGCAAGGGATTCGGATTTGTCTGTTTCTCTTCTCCAGAGGAAGCGACCAAAGCTGTCACTGAAATGAATG GTCGCATCGTCGGTACAAAGCCACTCTATGTGGCATTGGCGCAGCGTAAGGAAGACCGTAAGGCACATTTGGCTTCGCAGTACATGCAGCGCATGGCAAATATGCGGATGCAACAGATGGGCCAGATCTTCCAGCCCGGCGCAGCCGGCAGCTACTTTGTTCCCACGATCCCTCAGCCCCAGAGATTCTACGGCCCTGCTCAGATGGCCCAAATACGTGCCACTCCTCGATGGCCTGCTCAGCCGAATCAAGTTCGACCCAATGCCCAAACCGGAAACTCTGGATTTGCTACTATGCAGGGTCCATTCCGTGCAGCACCTAGGGCACCGACTGCTCCCACTGGCGGTATGCGCAATGCTCTTTCCGCTAGACCAATTACcg GGCAACAAGCTGTCGGCGGAGCCAATATGCAGGGTCGCACTATGGCTGGACCAGCAGTGGGAGTTTCACCTCAGGGTCGCCCTTCGAACTACAAGTACACGGCTAACATGCGAAACCCTCCACAAGCGATGGCAATACCAGCACCAGCTCCGGTTCAGCAAGCGGTCCACATCCAGGGTCAAGAGCCTCTGACTGCGACGATGTTGGCAGCAGCTCCACCTCAAGAACAGAAACAGATGCTGGGAGAACGGCTTTTCCCGTTGATCCAAAGAATGTATGCCGATCTTGCCGGCAAGATAACCGGAATGCTTTTGGAAATTGACAATTCAGAGCTGCTTCACATGCTCGAGCACAACGAGTCGCTCAAGGCGAAAGTCGAGGAGGCGGTCGCGGTGCTTCAGGCTCACCAGGCGAAACAGGCAGTTGCCACCAAGAAGGAGTAG
- the LOC124305684 gene encoding polyadenylate-binding protein 1 isoform X1 — translation MNPGAPNYPMASLYVGDLHSDITEAMLFEKFSSAGPVLSIRVCRDMITRRSLGYAYVNFQQPADGQYFAERALDTMNFDMIKGRPIRIMWSQRDPSLRKSGVGNVFIKNLDKNIDNKAMYDTFSAFGNILSCKVAQDETGASKGYGFVHFETEEAANKSIDKVNGMLLNGKKVYVGKFIPRKEREKELGEKAKLFTNVYVKNFGEDMNDEKLREMFEKYGPINSHKVMSKDDGKSRGFGFVAFEDPEAAETAVTELNGKEILEGKCLYVGRAQKKAERQQELKRKFEQLKIERLNRYQGVNLYVKNLDDTIDDERLRKEFTPFGTITSAKVMMEEGRSKGFGFVCFSSPEEATKAVTEMNGRIVGTKPLYVALAQRKEDRKAHLASQYMQRMANMRMQQMGQIFQPGAAGSYFVPTIPQPQRFYGPAQMAQIRATPRWPAQPNQVRPNAQTGNSGFATMQGPFRAAPRAPTAPTGGMRNALSARPITGQQAVGGANMQGRTMAGPAVGVSPQGRPSNYKYTANMRNPPQAMAIPAPAPVQQAVHIQGQEPLTATMLAAAPPQEQKQMLGERLFPLIQRMYADLAGKITGMLLEIDNSELLHMLEHNESLKAKVEEAVAVLQAHQAKQAVATKKE, via the exons ATGAATCCAGGAGCGCCTAATTATCCGATGGCATCGCTGTACGTCGGTGATCTGCACTCGGATATAACCGAAGCAAtgctgtttgaaaaattttcatcggcAGGCCCAGTGCTGTCGATACGCGTGTGCAGAGATATGATCACTCGCCGCTCCCTTGGCTACGCATACGTTAACTTCCAGCAGCCAGCCGACGGTCAGTATTTCG CGGAACGAGCTTTAGACACAATGAACTTCGATATGATAAAGGGAAGGCCGATCCGTATAATGTGGTCACAGCGCGATCCGTCGTTGAGAAAATCTGGAGTGGGCAACGTGTTCATTAAAAACTTGGATAAGAACATTGACAACAAAGCGATGTACGACACATTTTCTGCCTTCGGTAATATTTTGAGTTGTAAGGTCGCGCAGGACGAAACAGGTGCATCCAAAGGATATGGATTCGTCCATTTTGAAACCGAAGAAGCAGCGAACAAATCGATCGATAAAGTTAATGGCATGTTGCTCAACGGAAAAAAA GTTTACGTCGGCAAATTCATCCCAAGAAAAGAGCGTGAAAAGGAATTGGGAGAAAAAGCAAAATTGTTCACGAACGTCTatgtcaaaaattttggaGAGGATATGAACGACGAGAAGCTTCGTGAGATGTTCGAAAAGTATGGACCGATAAACAGCCACAAGGTGATGAGTAAAGATGACGGGAAGTCGCGAGGCTTCGGCTTCGTTGCTTTTGAGGACCCTGAAGCAGCTGAGACGGCCGTCACCGAGCTAAATGGCAAGGAGATACTTGAGGGCAAATGTCTGTACGTTGGCAGAGCGCAGAAAAAGGCGGAGCGCCAGCAGGAGCTGAAGCGCAAGTTTGAACAGCTTAAAATTGAACGACTCAATCGCTACCAGGGGGTCAATTTATATGTGAAAAACCTCGATGACACCATCGACGACGAACGCCTCCGCAAAGAATTCACCCCCTTCGGAACTATCACTTCTGCCAAAGTTATGATGGAGGAGGGACGCAGCAAGGGATTCGGATTTGTCTGTTTCTCTTCTCCAGAGGAAGCGACCAAAGCTGTCACTGAAATGAATG GTCGCATCGTCGGTACAAAGCCACTCTATGTGGCATTGGCGCAGCGTAAGGAAGACCGTAAGGCACATTTGGCTTCGCAGTACATGCAGCGCATGGCAAATATGCGGATGCAACAGATGGGCCAGATCTTCCAGCCCGGCGCAGCCGGCAGCTACTTTGTTCCCACGATCCCTCAGCCCCAGAGATTCTACGGCCCTGCTCAGATGGCCCAAATACGTGCCACTCCTCGATGGCCTGCTCAGCCGAATCAAGTTCGACCCAATGCCCAAACCGGAAACTCTGGATTTGCTACTATGCAGGGTCCATTCCGTGCAGCACCTAGGGCACCGACTGCTCCCACTGGCGGTATGCGCAATGCTCTTTCCGCTAGACCAATTACcg GGCAACAAGCTGTCGGCGGAGCCAATATGCAGGGTCGCACTATGGCTGGACCAGCAGTGGGAGTTTCACCTCAGGGTCGCCCTTCGAACTACAAGTACACGGCTAACATGCGAAACCCTCCACAAGCGATGGCAATACCAGCACCAGCTCCGGTTCAGCAAGCGGTCCACATCCAGGGTCAAGAGCCTCTGACTGCGACGATGTTGGCAGCAGCTCCACCTCAAGAACAGAAACAGATGCTGGGAGAACGGCTTTTCCCGTTGATCCAAAGAATGTATGCCGATCTTGCCGGCAAGATAACCGGAATGCTTTTGGAAATTGACAATTCAGAGCTGCTTCACATGCTCGAGCACAACGAGTCGCTCAAGGCGAAAGTCGAGGAGGCGGTCGCGGTGCTTCAGGCTCACCAGGCGAAACAGGCAGTTGCCACCAAGAAGGAGTAG
- the LOC124305683 gene encoding tudor domain-containing protein 7 isoform X2, which yields MANKSANLNTRNQPPTVAYKNKVTTQNLLSEKRTPPTPTPLIPPKPGLSIQERNSKPVQTQSKIVKSISDRLNFKPQTSPSPPTVLSPLSPSQLVAAAAAAESVASSTPPATPKTLQVKTMWPLNSQHQNPCKQLEIYTQSMKLPKPSYKVVKSSAKRQGSFFYCKVKIGSYGCTSYPEEIATSEEATRAVAAKALHELLQINGPLSSLTETTNKNLVKDRVVAIVAEHSNGVFMHQIPKYYQEQFRENLPEDWEKIIVETSEIFKEKGAHDSTILCLPYPSPRSKHRSSDKVAEAISPRVEKIELNPIGPPVPGVLKPPVDEYWDLCITCVLDTTDIWARLIGEEYSDRIETMLNELESYYQKISNAPGVKDIEVGKYYAVQVEEYWHRVQCFEYNAKTGMAVVFFIDHGDDDTYHYSKLYPLEKQFCKIPAQAIKLTLANLEVFNDCAEVIEYLEEVLLGQILVAEVLSRELGEEVTASVILYDTSKEQEVNLNDFLFNKISENILVPKLNQGHVSEAYVSHVTESGDVYLHVKSDSMKYLVSLMNTLIQTGLTSEDIQRSEVKNIDRSKLYLVRCVEDGNWYRGNVASIEAHNRVDVFLVDFGKTIIVKKQDLLALDQLSEVLPKYPYQAFKVRLHNIPEAMFSSEMATKLTLLAPPDQVILVKIITPALASSPPIVELVKRCEPNNIVVSINSTLAMDPNLAGSNGDGNNNTTRPKKRLERSVSRHSAAGDGELVTRNLKPPVIPDFGRYFDVHITMAASPGNFTVQPYDDRVHLEAMMVQLQEVCVNYMGSAPLSDSIKEGSLYAGKHFDGHFYRVCVSKIINDQMVTVYFCDFGDFSVLSTDKLQPLGRQFLDLPYQAIKARLVGIQPLNIDWSVEDCLRFQELVVERNFVSIVVDSGPDQLSPGDTVLGLKLIDVSGETDIYLDKLLIAEGRATAIEG from the exons ATGGCAAACAAATCGGCGAATTTGAACACCAGAAATCAGCCGCCGACTGTCGCGTACAAGAATAAAGTTACGACGCAGAATTTACTCAGTGAGAAACGCACTCCGCCAACACCGACACCTCTAATCCCACCGAAACCGGGCCTGTCCATCCAGGAGAGAAATTCCAAACCTGTTCAAACGCAgtcaaaaattgtgaaatcgaTCAGCGACCGGCTCAACTTCAAGCCTCAGACTAGCCCTAGTCCACCGACTGTTCTTTCACCGCTCTCGCCCAGTCAACTAGTCGCAGCTGCTGCCGCAGCTGAAAGCGTCGCCTCTTCGACCCCACCTGCAACACCAAAAACTTTGCAG gtCAAGACAATGTGGCCTCTAAATTCTCAGCATCAGAATCCGTGCAAGCAGCTGGAAATCTACACGCAAAGCATGAAGCTCCCGAAACCCTCGTACAAGGTTGTTAAGTCCTCCGCAAAACGACAAGGTTCCTTCTTCTACTGTAAAGTAAAG ATCGGTTCGTACGGCTGCACGAGTTATCCGGAAGAGATAGCCACATCTGAAGAAGCGACCCGAGCCGTGGCAGCCAAAGCGCTGCATGAATTGTTGCAGATAAACGGTCCTCTATCCAGCCTTACGGAGACGACTAACAAGAATCTGGTTAAGGATCGTGTGGTTGCGATAGTCGCTGAGCACTCGAACGGAGTTTTTATGCACCAAATACCGAAGTATTACCAGGAGCAGTTCAGGGAAAATTTGCCCGAAGACTGGGAGAAGATAATCGTCGAAACCTCGGAAATTTTCAAGGAGAAAGGCGCCCACGATTCGACGATTCTTTGCCTACCGTATCCGAGCCCTCGATCCAAACATCGCAGCTCAGACAAG GTAGCAGAAGCAATATCACCCAGGGTGGAAAAGATCGAGCTAAATCCTATCGGTCCTCCAGTTCCTGGAGTTCTGAAACCACCTGTCGACGAGTACTGGGATCTTTGCATCACTTGCGTTTTAGACACGACAGACATTTGGGCACGGCTAATAGGTGAAGAGTACAGC GACAGAATTGAAACCATGCTGAACGAGCTGGAAAGCTACTATCAAAAGATCTCTAACGCTCCGGGAGTAAAAGACATCGAAGTTGGAAAGTATTACGCGGTTCAAGTTGAGGAATACTGGCACAGAGTTCAGTGCTTTGAGTATAACGCGAAAACTGGCATGGCCGTGGTTTTCTTCATTGATCACGGAGATGACGACACCTATCATTATAGCAAACTTTACCCGTTGGAAAAGCAGTTCTGCAAAATTCCTGCACag GCCATCAAGTTGACGCTCGCCAACTTGGAGGTGTTCAACGATTGCGCTGAGGTGATCGAGTACTTGGAAGAAGTTTTACTTGGACAGATACTCGTTGCTGAGGTCCTGAGCCGAGAGCTTGGGGAGGAAGTGACTGCGTCTGTCATTCTTTACGACACTAGCAAAGAGCAGGAGGTTAATTTGAACGATTTTCTGTTCAACAAGATTAGCGAAAATATACTTGTTCCGAAGCTGAATCAG GGTCATGTCTCCGAGGCTTACGTGTCCCACGTGACTGAGAGCGGCGACGTGTATCTGCATGTGAAATCGGACAGCATGAAGTACCTCGTGAGCCTAATGAACACGTTGATACAGACGGGTCTCACGAGTGAGGACATACAGAGGAGTGAAGTCAAGAATATAGACAGAAGCAAACTCTATCTAGTCAGATGTGTGGAGGACGGAAATTGGTACCGGGGAAACGTAGCGAGCATCGAAGCTCACAACAGGGTCGACGTGTTTCTTGTCGATTTCGGTAAAACTATCATAGTCAAGAAACAGGACCTTCTCGCCCTCGATCAACTCTCTGAAGTGCTTCCGAAGTATCCTTATCAG gCCTTCAAAGTACGACTGCACAACATTCCAGAGGCAATGTTTAGCAGTGAAATGGCGACGAAACTGACTTTGCTTGCTCCACCAGATCAAGTGATCCTGGTGAAGATCATCACCCCGGCTTTAGCGTCAAGTCCTCCGATAGTCGAGCTTGTCAAACGCTGTGAGCCGAACAACATAGTTGTATCAATAAACAGCACATTAGCCATGGACCCGAACTTAGCAGG GTCCAACGGAGATGGTAATAACAATACTACGCGCCCTAAGAAACGACTCGAAAGATCTGTCTCGAGGCACAGTGCGGCCGGTGATGGAGAATTGGTGACGAGGAATTTGAAACCGCCAGTGATACCGGATTTCGGTCGCTACTTCGACGTTCATATCACGATGGCAGCCAGTCCTGGAAACTTTACGGTTCAACCTTATGACGACAGGGTGCATCTTGAG GCAATGATGGTCCAGCTTCAGGAAGTTTGCGTTAATTATATGGGATCTGCGCCACTGTCGGATTCAATCAAGGAAGGAAGTTTGTACGCTGGCAAGCATTTCGACGGTCATTTTTACAG GGTATGCGTATCCAAGATAATAAATGACCAAATGGTTACCGTCTACTTCTGCGATTTCGGGGACTTCTCTGTTCTTTCTACAGACAAGTTGCAGCCGCTGGGACGCCAGTTTCTTGATTTGCCATATCAAGCGATCAAAGCCAGACTTGTGG GAATTCAGCCACTGAACATAGATTGGTCGGTGGAGGATTGTCTGCGTTTCCAAGAACTTGTAGTCGAGAGAAACTTCGTCTCGATTGTTGTCGATTCTGGACCTGATCAACTATCTCCAGGTGACACGGTACTTGGATTGAAACTTATAGACGTCAGTGGGGAAACGGACATTTACTTGGACAAGCTTCTGATAGCCGAGGGGAGAGCGACAGCCATCGAAGGATGA